GGGGATTAAGGCCGAAGGCCCGAACCTATCctggttaacaaaaaaaaaaacaaaaaacacaacggtacatttttcatgttttcttttaaCCAACAAATATccaaatgaaaaggaaaaaactaAATCATACATCGAATGCTGCTTTGGTTATCATTTATCAGTAGTGATCTatgaatttaaacttaattCATCTGTTATAAACGTATTTTGAATCTGTTGTGAGTAATGGTCAAATCACATTGAATTTAACCTGATGTTTTTGCTATTTAAAGTTACTGATCGGTGAATGTAATCTAAACAACCGTCGCTGGAATACTACGTGACTGTCACGTACTGTAAACTCACAGGCAAACGATGCTAACATCCTCGCATCATTTTTGGACaacgttttgtttttgttggttACAACCTCATTACACAAGACTTTCGGACAACAGCAAGTTTTGAAGTCCCGAGTATACCCCTTACAGGGTTTCAcgtaaattaattaattttggcgaggaaaatacctaaaaatagagaaaagcAGCTGCATTGCGTCTGCTATTCCTGGTGACcagaaactatttttaaaccaaACATAAATAGAAGGGTAGATCGGGAAATTCAAGAAAATATTAGCAGAAACGGGCAAGGCTCGCATGTTACATTGTCTCTTCTTCAACTTCATGCATACgctttaattagatttttttcttttccacttTCCGTTTTCAAGTTTTGTTAAACAGtaaataaacgaatttaattttagttgttttttttcttctaataatCTTCTCGAGCGTGTTGTATACAAATATTAAGCTTGAATGCTTGTAGATTCCACTTCTCTCTACTTttttttcctcctcttcttgcttcttttGTCTTTGTTATTGAAGATGGAAAGCTACAAGTGCAAGTTTTGCTTTAAGAGCTTCGTCAACGGAAGAGCATTAGGTGGCCACATGAGATCTCACATGCCCACTCTTCACAAGTTTAGCattcaagaagaagaggaaaggcCGAGTCAACTCGGTGATGAGAGTAAGTCGGATGTTTCTTCGtctgaagaaggacaagaacaAAAGATCAGTGGGTCGAGAGAGGAGAAGCATCCAACGATGGATGATGATGGAAGCGAGACAGAGTCGTCGAGGGATATTGTTAACTTGAAACGGAAACGTTCCAAGCGAACTCGGAAACTCGATTCGTTCGCGAGCAAGAAGATGAAAACGAGTCAACTCGGTTACAAGAACGAGCCTGAGGCTGAGCCTCCTCAAAGCTCAGCTTCTGATACAACGACGGAGGAAGATCTGGCCCTTTGCCTCATGATGCTCTCGAGAGACAAATGGAGGAAGAACAAAGTTAGTAGTAGTAAAGAAGTAGTGGAAGAGATCGACGCAGAAGCATCAGAAGGCGACAAGATGATTAATCGAGCAACAACAACTACGAAAGGGAGATACACGTGCGAGACATGTGGGAAGGTGTTTAAATCTTATCAAGCATTAGGTGGGCATAGAGcaagccacaagaagaacagaGTCACCAACAAAACAGATTACGATATTGTGGTTGTTGCTGCCGAGAAGAGAATCCATGAATGTCCGATTTGTCTTAGAGTTTTCGCGTCGGGACAAGCACTTGGTGGGCATAAGAGATCACACGGACTAGGGAACTTGTCTGTAAATCCTCATCATCAAGTGCGAATGGAGTCAGTGAAAGAGAAGATGATAGATCTTAATCTTCCTGCACCaaccgaggaagaagaagtctcTATGGTGTTTCAATGAATGCTTGAAAAAGGTAACAGACTTTGCGTGATTCGGGTCGTCCATATTTTCgtaaagtttgaatctttttcttttttactattattgttattatctttcttagaaaataaaaacttaaaatgttAATTTAAATGCAAAGTAGAGGCTACTTTTACATGTTCTAACGCCAGTTCTTGGCCTCACGTCGTGTTGGCCTTAACCATATCAATCAAAGAACATTCAAATAAGCTTCTACTTAGCTTTTATGGACTTCCAATGTACTATATGCTTATGTTGAATTGTAGTTTTGGGACTTTTGAAAGCTACTAGTAGTGCCCTCACTTGACTTATCTCATTTCTCTTTGTATTAGAGTAGTCAGGGcactgaaacaaacaaaaaatcattttcaaggACCCAAGACATTTTTGTCTTTGAAGTAAAGAAGACGTTTCTTTAATAAAGCCATACTTCAAACTTCATAGGCCGGGGTACATATGTACCAATGCCACAAGTATGCATAAGTAGTTTTGCGTTTGGTCTACCACAAGCGTTGAATTATACTTTTATTCTTTACTTATGACTTGAAGCAAAACCCACTAACTTTCACCACCCCATTAGAATCCAACACATTGTGATTCAGAGTGGTTGTATCCAAGTAATGGCAAGGTTGACTATACTGGCACTACAGTTTTGGTGAGATTAGTCTCATGAAATCATTTAATTTGATAAGATCTTTTTCCAAACTTTGGAGGCATTAAAGTGTTTGGAGTTGAATTGAAAAAGTATAGTGAGTGAATTAGAAAAAAAACGTAGGGTTAAATAGTAAATGAAATCACTTTTCACAATAAATGCATCTTCTGTGTCCACAATTGTGAGCCCCTTTGATGTCAGCCGTTGGTACAAGATCCTGAGACTGACACTAACCTTCACTAATATTCGACTATGAAAAGAATAAAGCAAAAGCCTACACAAACCTCCAACCAAAAATTAATACGATTACAAAGTAGAACTAGTTTGGTCTACTCAACTTATGGCTTACTTCACATTGTTGTTGATGTTGATTGGACAAGCATGAGTGCTTAGGAAAGACTTTTAAATCTATATGAAATTATGGCTTAACTCACGTTCAAAAGGTAGCTCAAGAGTAGAAATTGCCACATCACATATATATTGCCCAATGAACCACATTCCACACACGACGTGGGATATATTAATAGAAACATAaggatttataaaataaatttgaacaCTACGTAAGGATTTATAATTTCTCTTTAATCTAGATGATAAATAGTTCTATGAGAAACCAATAATATACTGTTAGTGTAAACTTTGTCGTTCACTTTGGTTCACTTTGATTCATTTTAGAATTCAGGGTTTTTATCTGGAATGTAAATTTTTGTTGTACTAACACCACGAAAAACCTGTAATATAAACCTTGTTGATGCAATTGGTTGCCATAAGtcattaaataaatacaaactgTATAAACAAATATTGAATTCACACAATGGCATTTTCACTTAGCAAACGCATCGCATTAAAGGACGGATTGCCACTAAATTAGTAGATAACACGTTTCAGGAAATATGTATATAGAAAGaaggttctaaaaatcggtctagacgGCGCCTAGGCCTCCGCCTAAGCAGCAACTCGGTCCTATCCGaaacgattttcttaaaatccgatttatatgattcaaattggtttaaacagttctaaatcggttaaaattggttaaaattgatataaaattgtctatatatgttaaattaaaaaataatattattataaatctacaaatttgtctactttcttctgttttgtatatctaattttgataattcatcacaataattttataatctatattattaaaagagaagtacccatttgaaaatgtttttacttcattaattaaactccctatttttttgtttgtatttttcagttgcatttatgaaatatcataaaacgaataaaactgcataatttattacttgtctttttagttacattaatgaaatatgcttaaatgaatttaaacttcctattttattgtttgtctttttcagttaccttaataagatatccttaaataaatttggacataatgtcatttaatcaacaaaaaaactcatgagttatcctaacgtgcataattttaataatggagattttaaaaaacgtgcatcattaaaatgctACCTAAAACAtacagcactaatatataacatgcatcaataaaactagaatttgactcacacaattgtacagatattattttcagttgattaaattaaaaaaatatttatttattcaaaaaatatttaagaatgactatgtttttaaaaattatatggtattatttgctcataactcatttgtcatttgctaaattgttagaaataaaattttagcataatataactcagttgtcatttgctaaatttatggtttttatttctattttctattatttaattataatatttttattttatattagaaagataaatgaattttctttcaaacaatatttttgaaatttgtattttttttaaaaataataaatttaaattgttattatcattgaatataattatttttgatataatttaagttttcgattacatcaaaacttatcatattttaggataattttaatttaaaatgtaattttcatatttttcaaacaaattctaaaaatattttttttaaatattttgtcataattttttaaaaaatattgagttgcatttcaaataaaaaggtaaaaatattaaaaatattctaattaaaatatgtaaaatttaatatagttttaaggaaatggtcaaaataaaaaaaaattacacataaaataatcatgatttttgttaattgggcggatcattatttatatgatatcgcacacgaaataaaaattttgtttttaaaattatctaattaactctgtactcattttttttaatattttttatatgatatcacacattcgtaaaaaaatagatagtttaagatgcaaaaaaaatatttacttaattaatataatatgaacgaatattacaaatacatcatttaataaaataaataattaaaaactgaaaattcatacccgcgctggcgcgcggatcagggtctagttaaactttaaaactaaaatatgtcatataaatatataaaatatataaaataaatcaataatttgccAACGCCTAGGCCTCGAGTTCGCTAGTCTTCTATAAAGCGTTTAGTTACCGCCtagcgatttttagaacattgaaaGAGCATCAAATATTTGGATTCctctttttctacttcttattttatttatcaacgATCTCTTTGatgtaaattattatttgttggTAGAAATATTGGTAGTATCATAGTAAAATTAACCTGATATCATAATAAACAAAGGAGACAAATCACAATGGTGTGGTTTAAACAGAGAAGCACAAAGAAAGATGTGCCTATTTGTTTGGTTGGGCGTGATTAAAGTGACTCTATGACTCGATGGACCAGCTTGCGTTTGAAGTCTTCTTCATTTAATTTTCTTGTACACCACCTTTTGTGCTTTTCCTAACTAAAGTTTGTTTTTTCttgataattttttgttaatagttACTTTTACTAAACACAATGACACATCACCCTGATCTTTCAACCCGTTGTTATGATATACTTCAGAAAAGGTCTCAGTTAACTACATTATATTTGCAAAACCAACTCTCTTTTTAGAAATTCATAGTACTTAATTATCGGTCTAACAGAAATATTCCAATCTTAAAAAATAACAACGAGTTCAACGTTATAAAAAAAACGTACTATGAAGCGTAATTGGTCAACTGATTCATTCAGTAGCTTTCAACAACATCAACCGTTTTGAATCACTATTTTAATTTTGACTCAAAAAGAATTGATAATGAATAACGTGTGCATGCTTTAATTGGATCCACGTTCTTGGataacaaacataaaaaataatcgGGGAGATCATGTGAAACTCAAAGGAACTTACAAGAGATCGTAACTTCACCTAGACGCAAGAGAGATTTGGTGATCCCGACGAGACTTGGCTAATCACATACAAAGGAATATAAAACGGTCTCAAGCTACAGATTTGTGGTGGGTCTTATAACAAGAACTAGACCATGCGCtggtatgaattttcagtttttaattatttattttattaatgatgtatttgtaatattcgttcatattatattaattaagtaaatatttttttttgcatcttaaactatctatttttttacgaatgtgtgatatcatataaaaaatataaaaaaaaataagtacagagttaattagataattttaaaaacaaaaatttttctttcttgtgcgatatcatataaataatgatccgctagttaacaaaaatcatgattattttatgtgtaatttttttattttgaccatttccttaaaactatattaaattttacatattttaattagaatattttaatatctttacctttttatttgaaatgcagctcaatatttttttaaaattataacaaaatatttaaaaaatatttttagaatttgtttgaaaaatatgaaaattacattttaaattaaaattatcctaaaatatgataagttttgatgtaaacgaaaacttaaattatgtcaaaaataattatattcaatgataataacaatttaaattgattatttaaaaaaaaaatacaaatttcaaaaatattgtttgaaagaaaattcatttatcttagtaatataaaataaaaatattataattaaataataaaaaatataaataaaaaccataaatttagcaaatgacaactgagttatattatgctaaaattttatttctaacaatttagcaaatgacaaatgagttatgagcaaataataccatataatttttaaaaacatagtcattcttaaatattttttgaataaataaatattttttaatttaatcaactgaaaataatatccgtacaattgtgtgagtcaaattctagttttattgatgcatgttatatattagtgctgtaTGTTTTAGATagcattttaatgatgcacgttttttaaaatctccattattaaaattatgcacgttaggataactcatgagtttttttgttgattaaatgacattatgtccaaatttatttaaggatatcttattaaggtaactgaaaaagacaaacaataaaatatgaagtttaaattcattaatttaagcatatttcattaatgtaactaaaaagacaagtaataaattagacagctttattcgttttaggatatttcataaatgcaactgaaaaagacaagcaaaaaaatagagagtttaattaatgaagtaaaaacattttcaaataaatgggtacttctgttttaataatatagatgactCGAGTATTCAACATCTTTAGTTCTTTATGGGCTTTATAATAAGATGGGCCCACTATTAAAGTTGTATACACATCATACTATATAACAAGACGGGCCCCACTCTTTGTGTTTTTTGTTCCGAGTTCCGACATAACTCTCTGTTGTCCGAATTCCTCCCACGAGTTGTAAAGAGAAATATCCAAAGGGATTCTTACCGTTCTGCGTTTCGCCGGTGAGTTTCAGTTTCTCGAATCTCATATCGAAGTTTACGTCTTACATCTAATCCCAAGCAAAGAATTGATTCTTACTCGTTAGTTGAATACTAATTGATATAGCTATTTGACTTACAGGTTTTGATTCCGACATGTATTGATTTGGTTTTAATATCTTGTAGTGTTTGCTTTGTCCATAGATTGTCTTGTTCCTGATTATTTTGAAATGTTCTGTTGATTTATGCTAAGAACGGATAGTTAAAGAGACTTCAATGGCGAGCCAAGGAATGGTCTCTCTCACGAAGTCTCTAAGCATTACGATTCCAAAAGTCCGCCTCAAGAACACAAAGACGACAAAGAACCTAATGACACGGTCTTGTAATCTCCGTGTCTTATGTTCAAAGCTGTCTCAATGGGAACAAACACCTTTTATTCAAGCTTCCACAGAAGAAGCTGGTGGTATAGTATTAGAAAAAACCAAGAACGTGTTCGAGTCTATCGTATCCGAGACTGAAGATGATGAGAAAGTTGTTTCAACGCAGCAAATTCAGGTTCTTAAATGGCCAATATGGCTTTTAGGCCCATCTGTTCTACTCACAAGTGGTATGGCACCTACTCTATGGCTTCCATTATCATCGGTTTACGTCGGTTCAAAAGTGGTTAGCGTCCTTTCATTAATCGGTTTAGACTGCATTTTCAACCTCGGAGCAACCCTTTTCTTGTTAATGGCTGATTCTTGCGCACGTCCTAAAGATCCATCGCAACCCTGCAAGAGCCAACCACCGTTTAGTTATAAGTTTTGGAATGTTTTTGCACTCGTAACCGGGTTTCTCGTACCGACGCTACTTCTCTTGGGATCCCAAACCGGTTTACTCGGTTCTCTCCAACCCGAGCTTCCTTTCTTGTCTGTGGCTGTTCTCCTCTTCCCTTACTTCATCCTTCTCGCGGTTCAGACACTAACAGAGATCCTCACGTGGAGCTGGCAATCACCGGTTTGGCTAGTGACACCGGTTGTCTACGAGGCTTACAGAGTTCTGCAACTTATGAGAGGGTTGAAACTAAGCGCAGAGGTTAACGCACCGGTTTGGGTGGTTCACATGATTCGTGGGCTTGTTTCTTGGTGGGTGTTGATCTTAGGGATGCAACTCATGAGAGTTGCTTGGTTTGCTGGTTTTGCATCtagaacaacaacaactcaGCAACCAGAATCTGTTGCTTCAGAGTAAAGACAGTTCCTTTCGTTTACCTTTGAAGCTAGTCctatcaggaaaaaaaaaagaaagatttgtAACTACTGTATGTGTAGCTATTATTGTTGGTGActataacaaaaacatatttctTTTATATTCATATTGTTAAGTTGTACATTATTCTCTGCATTGATTAGGTATATATTTCcgaaataatcaaaatatatataatgcatatttcatagaaatttttaccaaaaatatttcataGAAAAATCTCTATTTGTGGAAATTCTTTTAACAGTAAGGGTTGTAGGCAAGAAATAgttgtttaatgttttttctatatcctaaaatgatcaaataagCAATTCTATCTAagttttacaataaaaaaaaaaatcccacgAACAATTAGAGATTACACAATAAAGATAAAAGATACAAACTTTttagaacaatttttttgtcttgaattttagaaaaaaaatacatttaaaggAATGAATTAAGGagaattcagaaaaaaaagaacaactAATCTATGCTATTGTCCCTTTGGtgcaaaatcaatttttttcacTTTTGGACTTTCATTACCCTTTTTGTAActaaaaatttatatcattatatttacaatgcaaaaaaatttagaaaaatataaaatatgaagtaGTAAAGCATGtgcatatatgaaaaatatttttggattaaaaaaaaaattggaatagTAAGTTTAAAAATGGGCTAAAAATGTTAGAATATCAGAACTACCATCTACAGAGACTTAGAAAATGCAGTCTAGGTAAGACACAATGATCTACCATACGTAGAATGCGCAATACACCGAAAACACAGTGATCTACCATACTTAGAATGCACAAGCGAAAACATATCCATATAGTATGGAAGAATAACAAATCTACAATTCCTTCTATGTTCTGTATTTTTGGTAGATCACAtgacatattaaatattttcatatctgTCTTGACAGAATATACATTCTACGCAGTTTTCTTTTATCTATAAACTCAGTATTCTCTATCTACGACTTCATCTCTTTTCTAATATTGGTAGAATGTAAATTCTACTAGACTTTTAAACAAAATTCGAAAATTTAGGAAAAAACGATTAGAAAATATTACCTAAATCTcttaaatcttttttatttcttttttttttaaataatattccctaaatgtGAGTCTAAATGTGAGTCTTCTTTGTTACCATAACGATTTTGGACGTGCTTCGTGGCGCTTATTCTTCTTTTCCTAGTTCTTCCAAACTTTGGTCTATGGTCTATCTAACATAAGAAGATGCACATCTATTGTTGTATATTATAGCAGTTTTTACATGTTATTGATGTTTTACAATATGATAGCatttattatagttttgttattatatataggGTAAACATTATAATAGCGTTTATATGgttttttaaaaagagatattcaaaaataaataaattctaaaatacaaataaaaaataaatgtaaaatatttttataaatcaaaattttttacaaaattatgaTGGTTTATCAAACTAAacgaaaaaaattgtttacactaaacaaaaaaaaatctaaacctaaTCTTCACGGCCACCACCTCTTGCTCACGACCACCACCTTCTCAACATCGTCCAAATTCACCAACTGTTACCATATCTTCAAAGTACCTCATGTTGAAATAAAAGCCAATCTCCTCTAACCAGAGACAGAACCACAAAACACAAGCCTCATCACATATATAAATGACTTAACAATAAAgagaataataaaagaaaagggCGACTCGCCTTCAGAGTTCATGGGGACTCAAAATTGTATCGAGAATAGCAAATAAGAAAGCTGGAACGATGGTGTATCTTCTTAGTCGTCTCGACCCTTCAACCGTGAATCCACCTCCTCACTGGATCTCAGAGATCTTCTTCATCCAACCTCAAGCTGTGTGACGTGAATCCAACGACCACCACATCGCCTTGACCACCATTTTTTTCATTGCACCACCACTAATCTCTTCGGCCACAACAACTCCTCTATATAGAACAAAGATAAATTCAGAACAAAAGACACTATCATTGTAACCTCACCTGAAAACTGATAAGTGTTCCAGGTCCCCAATATTTCAAGGCAGCAAGGTCGTAAGCTCTAGCAGTAGTCTCCTCGTCATCATAAGCTCCTGACAAGTATATAGGTAGTGGTTTTTAGTCAAGGCTAATCCAATCTGATACCAAATGTGTTTCGATTTACATAAACACAAACAATAACTA
The window above is part of the Brassica napus cultivar Da-Ae chromosome C8, Da-Ae, whole genome shotgun sequence genome. Proteins encoded here:
- the LOC106415863 gene encoding zinc finger protein ZAT9, with protein sequence MLVDSTSLYFFFLLFLLLLSLLLKMESYKCKFCFKSFVNGRALGGHMRSHMPTLHKFSIQEEEERPSQLGDESKSDVSSSEEGQEQKISGSREEKHPTMDDDGSETESSRDIVNLKRKRSKRTRKLDSFASKKMKTSQLGYKNEPEAEPPQSSASDTTTEEDLALCLMMLSRDKWRKNKVSSSKEVVEEIDAEASEGDKMINRATTTTKGRYTCETCGKVFKSYQALGGHRASHKKNRVTNKTDYDIVVVAAEKRIHECPICLRVFASGQALGGHKRSHGLGNLSVNPHHQVRMESVKEKMIDLNLPAPTEEEEVSMVFQ
- the LOC106415862 gene encoding uncharacterized protein LOC106415862; this translates as MASQGMVSLTKSLSITIPKVRLKNTKTTKNLMTRSCNLRVLCSKLSQWEQTPFIQASTEEAGGIVLEKTKNVFESIVSETEDDEKVVSTQQIQVLKWPIWLLGPSVLLTSGMAPTLWLPLSSVYVGSKVVSVLSLIGLDCIFNLGATLFLLMADSCARPKDPSQPCKSQPPFSYKFWNVFALVTGFLVPTLLLLGSQTGLLGSLQPELPFLSVAVLLFPYFILLAVQTLTEILTWSWQSPVWLVTPVVYEAYRVLQLMRGLKLSAEVNAPVWVVHMIRGLVSWWVLILGMQLMRVAWFAGFASRTTTTQQPESVASE